In one Arthrobacter jinronghuae genomic region, the following are encoded:
- a CDS encoding LOG family protein, producing MPISDASSPMSDRPRKRGPVELRRGAALTPQSDRFLLDSSDATHFTHTDPWRVLRIQSEFVEGFGTLSELGPAVSVFGSARSVPGSRYYKLGEEVGRLLAEAGLAVITGGGPGSMEAANKGAVGADGLSVGLGIELPFETGLNEWVDLGVNFRYFFVRKTMFVKYAQGFIVLPGGFGTLDELFEAMTLVQTQKVTSFPIVLIGTEFWNPLLGWIRETLLAEGMVGEADLKLLHVVDDPADAVRLMIADSAGHVSP from the coding sequence ATGCCTATCAGCGATGCCTCAAGTCCCATGTCCGACCGTCCGCGCAAGCGGGGGCCGGTGGAGCTGCGCCGGGGCGCTGCCCTGACCCCGCAGTCGGACCGTTTCCTGCTGGACTCGTCGGATGCCACCCATTTCACGCATACCGACCCCTGGCGGGTGCTGCGGATCCAGAGCGAGTTCGTGGAAGGCTTCGGCACGCTGTCCGAGCTGGGTCCTGCCGTGAGCGTGTTTGGTTCGGCCCGCAGTGTTCCCGGATCGCGCTATTACAAGCTCGGGGAAGAGGTGGGCAGGCTGCTGGCTGAAGCGGGCCTCGCCGTGATCACCGGGGGAGGGCCCGGCTCCATGGAGGCTGCCAACAAGGGGGCCGTGGGGGCGGACGGCCTGTCCGTGGGCCTCGGGATCGAACTGCCCTTCGAGACCGGCCTGAACGAGTGGGTGGATCTGGGGGTCAACTTCCGGTACTTCTTCGTACGCAAGACCATGTTCGTCAAGTACGCGCAGGGGTTCATTGTCCTGCCCGGCGGGTTCGGCACCCTGGATGAGCTTTTCGAGGCCATGACCCTGGTGCAGACGCAGAAGGTGACCTCCTTCCCGATTGTGCTGATCGGCACCGAGTTCTGGAATCCGCTGCTGGGCTGGATCCGCGAGACCCTGTTGGCGGAGGGCATGGTCGGCGAGGCGGACCTCAAGCTCCTGCACGTAGTGGATGACCCGGCGGACGCGGTACGGCTGATGATCGCGGACAGCGCAGGACACGTTTCCCCCTAG
- a CDS encoding amino acid ABC transporter ATP-binding protein has protein sequence MTSDTSPGKSVPESAAPLVSLKNVNKHFGDLHVLQNINLDIARGEVVVVIGPSGSGKSTLCRAINRLETIDDGEITVDGAVLPAEGKALAKLRADVGMVFQSFNLFAHKSIVDNVSLGPVKVRKSKPAEAKKLAMELLERVGVANQANKLPAQLSGGQQQRVAIARALAMKPKVMLFDEPTSALDPEMINEVLDTMVGLAKDGMTMVVVTHEMGFARKAADRVIFMADGQIVEEATPEEFFTNPKSDRAKDFLGKILSH, from the coding sequence ATGACCAGTGACACATCCCCAGGTAAATCCGTGCCTGAATCCGCTGCACCGCTCGTTTCGCTGAAGAACGTGAACAAGCATTTCGGGGACCTCCATGTCCTGCAGAACATCAATCTCGACATTGCCCGCGGCGAGGTAGTGGTGGTGATCGGACCCTCCGGGTCCGGCAAGTCGACCCTGTGCCGTGCCATCAACCGCCTCGAGACCATCGACGACGGCGAAATCACCGTTGACGGCGCCGTCCTGCCGGCCGAAGGCAAGGCCCTTGCCAAGCTGCGCGCCGACGTCGGCATGGTTTTCCAGTCGTTCAACCTTTTCGCGCATAAGTCCATCGTGGACAACGTTTCCCTCGGACCGGTCAAGGTCCGCAAGTCCAAGCCTGCCGAGGCCAAGAAACTGGCCATGGAACTGCTTGAGCGTGTGGGCGTGGCCAACCAGGCGAACAAGCTTCCGGCGCAGCTTTCCGGCGGCCAGCAGCAGCGCGTAGCCATTGCCCGCGCGCTGGCCATGAAGCCGAAGGTCATGCTCTTCGACGAGCCCACCTCCGCCCTCGATCCGGAAATGATCAATGAGGTGCTGGACACCATGGTGGGCCTGGCGAAGGACGGCATGACCATGGTGGTCGTCACCCACGAGATGGGCTTCGCCCGCAAGGCGGCGGACCGGGTGATCTTCATGGCCGACGGACAGATTGTCGAAGAAGCCACTCCCGAGGAGTTCTTCACGAACCCGAAGAGCGACCGCGCCAAGGACTTCCTGGGCAAGATCCTCTCCCACTAG
- a CDS encoding glutamate ABC transporter substrate-binding protein encodes MRKTRYAAAAIAAVAALTLSACGGDSGSESGSSEAATEGSGEQIRIGIKFDQPGLGFDEGGNYAGFDVDVAKYVANELGYPEDQIKFISSPSAQRENMLENDQLDMIFATYSITDARKEKVAFAGPYFVAGQDLLVPVDSDISGPEDLDGKNLCSVTGSTSAQKIKDNYAAGVNLLEQPSYAECVTAMQGGSIDAVTTDDIILAGLASTDANKGQFKVVGNTFSEEKYGVGLPKEGGIVKCEDINAAITKMVQDGAWEEAIKKNTEGADYTFNEDLNPPTPDACA; translated from the coding sequence ATGCGCAAGACCCGTTACGCCGCTGCGGCCATCGCCGCCGTGGCAGCACTGACCCTGTCCGCCTGCGGCGGCGATTCCGGTTCCGAATCCGGCAGCAGCGAAGCCGCCACCGAGGGCTCCGGCGAGCAGATCCGTATCGGCATCAAGTTCGACCAGCCCGGCCTGGGCTTCGACGAGGGCGGCAACTACGCCGGCTTCGACGTCGACGTCGCCAAATACGTCGCCAACGAACTGGGCTACCCCGAGGACCAGATCAAGTTCATTTCCAGCCCCTCCGCCCAGCGCGAGAACATGCTGGAAAATGACCAGCTGGACATGATCTTCGCAACCTACTCCATCACCGATGCCCGTAAGGAAAAGGTTGCTTTCGCAGGACCGTACTTCGTGGCCGGCCAGGACCTTCTGGTTCCCGTCGACAGCGACATCAGCGGCCCCGAGGATCTGGACGGCAAGAACCTCTGCTCCGTCACCGGCTCCACCTCGGCACAGAAGATCAAGGACAACTACGCCGCCGGCGTGAACCTGCTGGAGCAGCCGAGCTACGCCGAGTGCGTGACCGCCATGCAGGGCGGCTCCATTGACGCCGTCACCACTGACGACATCATCCTTGCCGGCCTGGCCTCCACTGACGCCAACAAGGGCCAGTTCAAGGTTGTCGGCAACACCTTCTCGGAGGAGAAGTACGGTGTCGGCCTGCCGAAGGAAGGCGGCATCGTCAAGTGCGAGGACATCAACGCAGCCATCACCAAGATGGTCCAGGACGGTGCGTGGGAGGAAGCCATCAAGAAGAACACCGAAGGCGCCGACTACACCTTCAATGAAGACCTGAACCCGCCGACGCCTGACGCCTGCGCCTAG
- a CDS encoding amino acid ABC transporter permease, which translates to MEGFTALFEQYDVLGAFWVNIQLAFWAALWSLILGTVLALMRISPIPSLQWFGAAYVNIFRNTPLTIIMVFGSLALWSQLNVSLSSDFTTNFFRLAVLSLTVYHAAFFCEAIRSGVNTVPLGQAEAARAIGLGFLEAARLVIMPQAFRGAIAPMGNVLIALVKNTTVAATAGVALETSSMMKTMIEFNPNLMTQIFLTFAIGYVIIVIPIGLLTTWASKKLAVAR; encoded by the coding sequence ATGGAGGGTTTTACTGCCCTCTTCGAGCAGTACGACGTCCTCGGCGCTTTCTGGGTCAATATCCAGCTCGCGTTCTGGGCCGCGCTCTGGTCGCTGATACTCGGTACCGTACTGGCACTGATGCGGATCTCACCGATCCCCAGCCTGCAGTGGTTCGGTGCCGCCTACGTCAACATTTTCCGCAACACCCCGCTGACCATCATCATGGTGTTCGGCTCACTGGCGCTGTGGTCGCAGCTGAACGTCAGCCTGTCCAGCGACTTCACCACCAACTTCTTCCGCCTTGCCGTGCTGTCGCTGACCGTCTACCACGCAGCGTTCTTCTGCGAGGCCATCCGCAGCGGCGTCAACACGGTTCCGCTGGGACAGGCTGAGGCCGCCCGCGCCATCGGCCTTGGGTTCCTGGAAGCAGCCCGGCTGGTCATCATGCCGCAGGCCTTCCGCGGCGCCATCGCCCCGATGGGCAATGTGCTGATCGCCCTGGTCAAGAACACCACCGTGGCCGCCACGGCCGGCGTCGCCCTGGAGACCTCGAGCATGATGAAAACCATGATCGAGTTCAATCCGAACCTGATGACGCAGATCTTCCTGACCTTTGCCATCGGCTACGTCATCATCGTTATCCCCATCGGCCTGCTCACCACCTGGGCCTCGAAGAAACTGGCGGTCGCACGATGA
- a CDS encoding amino acid ABC transporter permease, which translates to MSAQNVLFDAPGPKARRNIMVGNILGVLLIAALLWVAISGLADKGQFDAAKWTPFLEWRTWEYFMLPGLLSTLKAAAVAVVTSIVFGLLFGIGRLSAFKPISWVCGLVVEFFRAVPVLLMMVFFYQFLSKSTSVNPEQVPFYAVVIALTLYNGSVIAELVRSGVFGLPKGQREAGLAIGLTPGQSLRSIEMPQALVAMLPALLSQFVVILKDSALGTFIGYTELLDYARRLAAGEGNILPALLVTAAIFIALNWLLTFAAQRLSRRLGARAGKVLKIEDTIEPEGIEAPVPAAAPAKGAAK; encoded by the coding sequence ATGAGCGCACAGAATGTCCTGTTTGATGCCCCCGGGCCCAAGGCCCGCCGGAACATCATGGTCGGCAACATCCTGGGCGTGCTGCTGATCGCAGCGCTGCTCTGGGTGGCGATCTCCGGGCTGGCGGACAAGGGCCAGTTCGACGCCGCCAAGTGGACGCCCTTCCTGGAGTGGCGGACCTGGGAGTACTTCATGCTCCCGGGACTGCTCTCCACGCTGAAGGCTGCCGCCGTGGCCGTGGTGACGTCGATTGTCTTCGGCCTGCTCTTCGGCATCGGGCGCCTTTCGGCTTTCAAGCCGATCAGCTGGGTCTGCGGGCTCGTGGTGGAGTTCTTCCGCGCGGTTCCCGTGCTGCTGATGATGGTGTTCTTCTACCAGTTCCTCTCCAAGTCCACTTCGGTGAATCCGGAACAGGTCCCCTTCTACGCCGTTGTCATAGCCCTCACCCTGTACAACGGTTCGGTGATCGCGGAACTGGTCCGCTCCGGCGTCTTCGGTCTCCCGAAGGGCCAGCGCGAGGCCGGCCTCGCCATCGGCCTGACACCGGGCCAGTCGCTCCGCAGCATCGAGATGCCGCAGGCGCTGGTGGCCATGCTGCCGGCGCTGCTGAGCCAGTTCGTGGTCATCCTGAAGGACTCCGCGCTGGGTACCTTCATCGGCTATACCGAACTGCTGGACTACGCACGCCGCCTGGCCGCGGGTGAAGGCAACATCCTGCCCGCACTGCTGGTTACCGCCGCGATCTTCATCGCCCTGAACTGGCTGCTCACGTTTGCCGCGCAGCGCCTCTCCCGGCGCCTAGGCGCACGTGCCGGCAAGGTGCTGAAGATCGAAGACACGATCGAGCCCGAGGGCATCGAAGCTCCGGTTCCGGCTGCTGCGCCGGCAAAGGGCGCGGCCAAATAG
- the dapE gene encoding succinyl-diaminopimelate desuccinylase — translation MTDASVPSLDLFGDVADLTAALMDFESVSGNETALADAVETALRACPHLEVSRDGDSVVARTRLGRAERIILAGHLDTVPLPTVPGSRGTVPSTWDGDVLYGRGATDMKGGVAVQLALAAALTEPARDITYVFYDHEEVDASLSGLGRLERSHPDWLKADFAVLLEPTNGTVEGGCNGTMRFHATTTGRAAHSARAWMGENAIHAAADILVRLRDHSPATVNVEGLDFRESLNAVRIWGGTAGNVIPDAATVEINYRFAPDKGIEEAEAYVRKLLSGFDVVRTDAAAGARPGLTLPAAASFVAAVGAEPKPKYGWTDVARFSALGIPAVNFGPGDALLAHTDDEHVHAAAIRDCLAALRSWLS, via the coding sequence GTGACTGATGCATCTGTGCCTTCCTTGGATCTTTTCGGCGATGTCGCGGACCTGACCGCGGCCCTGATGGATTTCGAGAGCGTTTCCGGAAACGAGACCGCCCTGGCGGACGCCGTCGAGACCGCTCTCCGTGCCTGCCCCCACCTCGAAGTGTCCCGCGACGGGGACTCCGTGGTGGCTCGGACCCGGCTCGGCCGGGCGGAGCGGATCATCCTTGCCGGCCACCTGGACACCGTGCCGCTGCCGACGGTGCCGGGGTCGCGCGGAACCGTACCGTCGACGTGGGACGGGGACGTGCTCTACGGCCGCGGTGCCACCGATATGAAGGGCGGTGTGGCGGTCCAGCTGGCCCTGGCTGCCGCTCTCACCGAGCCCGCCCGGGACATCACCTACGTTTTCTACGACCACGAAGAGGTCGACGCTTCCCTCAGCGGACTCGGCCGGTTGGAGCGCAGCCATCCGGACTGGCTGAAGGCGGACTTCGCCGTCCTCCTGGAGCCGACCAACGGGACCGTGGAGGGCGGCTGCAACGGCACCATGCGCTTCCACGCCACCACCACCGGCCGCGCCGCGCACTCCGCGCGGGCCTGGATGGGGGAGAACGCCATCCACGCAGCGGCGGACATCCTGGTGCGGCTGCGGGACCACTCACCGGCCACGGTGAACGTTGAGGGCCTGGATTTCCGTGAGTCCCTGAACGCCGTCCGGATCTGGGGCGGGACAGCGGGCAATGTAATTCCGGATGCCGCCACCGTCGAAATCAACTACCGCTTTGCCCCGGACAAAGGCATCGAGGAAGCCGAAGCCTACGTCCGGAAGCTGCTTTCAGGGTTCGACGTCGTGCGGACCGATGCCGCGGCCGGCGCCCGGCCGGGACTGACCCTGCCGGCTGCCGCGTCCTTCGTGGCCGCCGTGGGCGCCGAACCGAAACCGAAATACGGCTGGACCGACGTCGCCCGGTTCAGTGCGCTGGGGATTCCCGCCGTGAACTTCGGCCCCGGGGACGCCCTGCTGGCGCACACCGATGACGAACATGTACACGCCGCCGCCATCCGGGACTGCTTGGCGGCGCTGAGGTCCTGGCTGAGCTAG
- the dapD gene encoding 2,3,4,5-tetrahydropyridine-2,6-dicarboxylate N-succinyltransferase, translated as MTVSAAPTPAGTPDTRTAAGLGLATVTSDGVVLDVWFPSPALGDAAFDAALKDDLDAAAEAMADGIRGTHGEVLETRIDLDAAPADTADAYLRLHLLSARLVQPNTINLDGIFAALPNVVWTNHGPCAVADFEAVRLRLRSRGTVTVYGVDKFPRMTDYVLPSGVRIADAGRVRLGAHLAAGTTVMHEGFVNFNAGTLGTSMVEGRISAGVVVGDGTDVGGGASIMGTLSGGGKEKITLGERVLLGANSGVGISIGDDSVVEAGLYVTAGTRVTVLDGDEPRLVKAAELSGVPNLLFRRNSATGAVEALPRNGRTVELNSALHAN; from the coding sequence ATGACTGTAAGCGCTGCCCCCACACCCGCTGGAACCCCCGATACCCGTACTGCCGCAGGCCTCGGCCTGGCCACCGTCACCTCCGACGGCGTCGTGCTCGATGTCTGGTTCCCCAGCCCCGCCCTCGGTGATGCCGCTTTCGACGCGGCCCTGAAAGACGATCTCGATGCCGCCGCCGAAGCAATGGCCGACGGTATCCGCGGCACCCACGGCGAAGTGCTGGAAACCCGGATCGACCTCGACGCCGCCCCCGCCGACACCGCCGACGCCTACCTCCGCCTGCACCTGCTCTCGGCCCGCCTGGTCCAGCCCAACACCATCAACCTTGACGGCATCTTCGCTGCCCTGCCCAACGTGGTCTGGACCAACCACGGACCGTGCGCGGTGGCCGACTTCGAGGCGGTCCGCCTGCGGCTGCGCAGCCGCGGCACCGTGACCGTCTACGGCGTGGACAAGTTCCCCCGCATGACCGACTACGTACTGCCCTCAGGCGTCCGCATTGCCGACGCCGGTCGGGTCCGCCTCGGCGCCCACCTCGCCGCAGGCACCACCGTGATGCACGAAGGGTTCGTCAACTTCAACGCCGGCACCCTCGGCACGTCCATGGTCGAGGGCCGCATCTCCGCCGGAGTAGTCGTGGGCGACGGGACGGATGTCGGCGGCGGCGCCTCCATCATGGGCACCCTCTCCGGCGGCGGCAAGGAAAAGATCACCCTGGGCGAACGTGTCCTCCTGGGCGCGAACTCCGGCGTCGGCATCAGCATCGGTGACGACAGCGTGGTTGAGGCCGGGCTGTACGTGACGGCCGGGACCCGGGTCACCGTCCTCGACGGCGACGAGCCCCGCCTGGTGAAGGCCGCTGAACTCTCGGGCGTGCCCAACCTGCTGTTCCGCCGCAATTCCGCCACCGGCGCGGTGGAGGCACTGCCCCGCAACGGACGCACCGTGGAACTGAACTCCGCGCTGCACGCGAACTAG
- the galE gene encoding UDP-glucose 4-epimerase GalE, producing the protein MRILVTGGTGYIGSHTTLALLEAGHDVVVLDNLLNSNEESLRRVQELTGRKAEFIKADLLDTAALEAAFDGRSIDAVIHFAGLKAVGESVAKPLYYYTNNVVGTINLLHAMDRHNVRTIVFSSSATVYGASEEVPLTEDSPMDAVNPYGRTKEQIEDILSDLGAADERWSVALLRYFNPAGAHESGRIGEDPTGVPNNLLPFVAQVAVGRREKVMVFGNDYPTPDGTGVRDYIHVVDLAAGHLAALNYLSEAPGVHRWNLGTGNGSSVLEVLSAFSAAAGKEIPYEFAERRPGDAAVSYADPAAAHADLGWRAERSLASMCEDHWRWQKNNPEGYAAP; encoded by the coding sequence ATGCGCATTTTAGTTACCGGTGGCACCGGTTATATCGGATCCCACACCACTCTGGCCCTCCTCGAAGCGGGCCACGACGTGGTGGTCCTGGACAACCTCCTGAATTCAAACGAGGAATCGCTGCGGCGGGTCCAGGAGCTTACCGGCCGCAAGGCGGAATTCATCAAGGCCGACCTGCTGGATACAGCGGCGCTGGAAGCGGCATTCGACGGCCGCTCCATCGACGCGGTCATCCACTTCGCCGGGCTGAAGGCAGTGGGTGAATCGGTGGCTAAACCGCTGTACTACTACACCAACAACGTAGTCGGCACCATCAACCTGCTGCACGCCATGGACCGGCATAACGTCCGGACCATCGTCTTCAGCTCGTCAGCCACCGTCTACGGAGCATCCGAGGAGGTCCCCCTCACCGAGGACTCCCCCATGGACGCCGTGAACCCCTACGGGCGCACCAAGGAGCAGATCGAGGACATCCTCAGCGATCTCGGTGCCGCCGATGAACGCTGGAGCGTTGCGCTGCTGCGGTACTTCAACCCCGCCGGCGCCCACGAGTCCGGCCGGATCGGCGAGGATCCCACCGGTGTGCCGAACAACCTGCTGCCGTTCGTGGCGCAGGTTGCCGTTGGCCGCCGCGAAAAGGTGATGGTCTTCGGCAACGACTACCCCACACCGGACGGCACCGGCGTCCGCGACTACATCCATGTAGTGGACCTTGCCGCAGGCCACCTCGCCGCACTCAACTATTTGAGCGAGGCCCCCGGCGTACACCGCTGGAACCTGGGCACGGGCAACGGCTCGTCCGTCCTGGAAGTCCTCTCGGCCTTCTCCGCCGCCGCAGGCAAGGAAATCCCCTACGAGTTCGCCGAGCGGCGCCCGGGAGATGCCGCTGTCAGCTACGCCGACCCTGCCGCCGCGCACGCGGACCTCGGCTGGCGGGCCGAACGCTCCCTGGCGAGCATGTGCGAGGACCACTGGCGCTGGCAGAAGAACAACCCCGAGGGCTACGCCGCCCCGTAG